From Pseudomonas sp. FP2335, the proteins below share one genomic window:
- a CDS encoding EamA family transporter, whose product MNSPQENINRQVLPITLSVLANLILGSSSLYWRALGDVTPTTLVVYRIILSALVLSICILVFRPPHPLNILRPRTVLRHFFASLFIAANWATFIWSSINGYILETGLGYLLAPFISIALGIVIYQEPISTQKTASLLTTLGCIALFISLTENINHSTYLLIAITWGLYTYIKKSTPLTAANGLFIETVLLTLCLPPAFLLFNLTIPYPHELPPQSSNIIWLAGAVSTVPLFMFSYATGKIPLSLTGALQLTLPLTLITISLTSEKQNMPTTSLITLITTIIILGALITYDTIASRQPKKRSRT is encoded by the coding sequence ATGAACTCGCCACAAGAAAACATTAATCGTCAAGTACTACCGATCACTCTATCGGTGCTCGCAAACCTCATCCTAGGATCATCATCACTTTACTGGCGAGCGCTTGGCGACGTAACCCCCACAACCTTAGTCGTTTACAGAATAATACTCTCCGCACTTGTCCTCAGTATTTGTATTTTAGTTTTTCGCCCCCCTCACCCGCTAAACATCTTGAGGCCAAGAACAGTTCTTCGACATTTCTTTGCGTCACTCTTCATTGCCGCAAACTGGGCCACATTTATCTGGTCATCTATCAATGGATATATTCTGGAAACGGGGCTTGGCTATTTACTGGCTCCTTTCATTTCAATCGCACTAGGCATCGTAATTTATCAAGAGCCGATCAGCACACAAAAAACAGCATCCCTCCTGACCACACTTGGCTGCATCGCACTATTTATTTCACTAACGGAAAATATAAACCACTCGACCTACCTATTGATAGCCATAACATGGGGACTTTATACATACATAAAAAAATCCACCCCACTAACCGCTGCAAATGGATTATTTATTGAAACCGTGCTTTTAACACTCTGCTTACCGCCAGCTTTTTTACTTTTCAATCTCACTATTCCATACCCCCACGAACTACCCCCACAGTCATCAAATATAATCTGGCTGGCTGGCGCTGTTTCCACAGTTCCCCTATTCATGTTTTCTTACGCGACTGGAAAAATACCACTTTCACTCACTGGCGCCCTGCAACTCACACTACCACTTACACTCATAACGATATCACTCACTTCCGAAAAACAAAACATGCCGACAACCTCCCTGATTACTCTAATCACGACAATAATTATTCTGGGGGCACTTATCACATACGACACAATAGCCTCCCGACAACCAAAAAAGAGGAGCCGCACGTGA